A genomic stretch from Thermus sp. LT1-2-5 includes:
- a CDS encoding helix-turn-helix domain-containing protein translates to MPRRKQPQEALPPRIRAIIERRKELGLTQEELARMAGFSFSLMAKIERGATDPRSLSALYLTNLARVLGLPLSVLLDEGLPEGLEERRPVALPLYPSLQAALSGESARQAYLAPEDLPKGALVDKLAFLELPGPWLFSLTLPFPLTKPLRLLAELRPLVAREGVYVGRLEGHPALFTHEDLERKNFALYPLLQGLPTLWTEGREPEILGLVRAWWVQG, encoded by the coding sequence ATGCCACGCCGCAAACAGCCCCAAGAGGCCCTGCCTCCTCGCATCCGCGCCATCATCGAGCGCCGCAAGGAGCTGGGCCTGACCCAGGAGGAGCTCGCCCGCATGGCGGGCTTCTCCTTCAGCCTCATGGCCAAGATCGAGCGCGGGGCCACCGACCCCCGTTCCCTCTCCGCCCTCTACCTCACCAACCTGGCCCGGGTCCTGGGCCTTCCCCTCTCCGTCCTCCTGGACGAAGGGCTCCCGGAGGGCCTCGAGGAGCGCCGTCCCGTGGCGCTTCCCCTCTACCCCTCCCTGCAAGCCGCCCTCTCCGGGGAAAGCGCCCGCCAGGCCTACCTGGCCCCCGAGGACCTGCCCAAGGGAGCCCTGGTGGACAAGCTCGCCTTCCTGGAGCTTCCCGGGCCCTGGCTCTTCTCCCTCACCCTCCCCTTCCCCCTCACCAAACCCCTGCGCCTTCTGGCGGAGCTGAGGCCCCTGGTGGCCCGGGAAGGGGTCTACGTGGGCCGCCTCGAGGGCCACCCCGCCCTCTTCACCCACGAGGACCTGGAAAGGAAAAACTTCGCCCTCTACCCCCTCCTCCAAGGGCTTCCCACCCTCTGGACCGAGGGCCGGGAACCGGAGATCCTCGGCCTGGTGCGGGCTTGGTGGGTGCAGGGATAA
- a CDS encoding helix-turn-helix domain-containing protein: MGRKKAHSKAWTYLDHPSAFTLIPNPILKQALSGEVGGKRLKPIPRLVYLTLLSRARLEGKEATAQDLALLLGFDPRTVEKALLELWELGLVERGGYGYFAPLRAVLPKAHAVQSSLHAVQGESGEKAVPDELGSVLEEIREEEKKKPPHPLSHPPTPPSAEGEEELWEEPLAEPLGEGHEVEASLAFPPGGSGTSVLTQASPPLVKPGTKSLRAALEGAGLWREFWRVFRPGFATPALFGAYLHRLERGALPLGTAFLEVVARTLEGARRGVVRYPAAYLERLLQELAPEGAQAPSLTSSLEAPPFQDGDLLLLPDGRRGYFGGWTGGGKEAFLEVDGVAYRVPRELLLEARVVG; this comes from the coding sequence GTGGGACGCAAAAAAGCTCACTCCAAGGCTTGGACCTACCTGGACCACCCTTCGGCTTTCACCCTGATCCCGAACCCCATCCTCAAGCAGGCCCTCTCCGGCGAGGTGGGAGGGAAGCGCCTCAAGCCCATCCCCCGCCTGGTCTACCTCACCCTCCTCTCCCGGGCCCGCCTGGAGGGGAAGGAGGCCACGGCCCAGGACCTCGCCCTCCTCCTGGGCTTCGACCCCCGCACCGTGGAGAAGGCCCTCCTGGAACTCTGGGAGCTTGGCCTGGTGGAGCGGGGCGGCTACGGCTACTTTGCCCCCTTGCGCGCCGTGCTCCCCAAGGCGCACGCTGTGCAAAGCTCCTTGCACGCCGTGCAGGGGGAAAGCGGGGAAAAGGCCGTGCCAGACGAGCTTGGCTCGGTCCTAGAAGAAATAAGAGAAGAAGAAAAGAAAAAACCTCCTCATCCTCTATCCCACCCACCCACCCCGCCTTCGGCAGAGGGGGAGGAGGAGCTTTGGGAGGAACCCCTAGCGGAACCCTTAGGGGAAGGCCACGAGGTGGAAGCCTCCCTTGCTTTTCCTCCGGGAGGGAGCGGAACTTCTGTCTTGACCCAAGCTTCCCCGCCGCTTGTGAAGCCGGGCACGAAGTCCCTGCGGGCCGCCCTGGAGGGGGCGGGGCTTTGGCGGGAGTTCTGGCGGGTCTTCCGCCCCGGCTTCGCCACCCCGGCCCTCTTCGGGGCCTACCTCCACCGCCTGGAGCGGGGGGCCCTGCCCCTGGGGACGGCCTTTCTGGAGGTCGTGGCCCGCACCCTGGAAGGGGCGAGGCGGGGGGTGGTGCGCTACCCGGCGGCCTACCTGGAGCGGTTGCTTCAGGAGCTAGCCCCCGAGGGGGCCCAAGCCCCTTCCCTGACCTCTTCCCTCGAGGCCCCGCCTTTCCAAGACGGCGACCTGCTCCTCCTGCCCGATGGCAGGCGGGGCTACTTCGGGGGCTGGACAGGAGGGGGTAAGGAGGCCTTCCTGGAGGTGGACGGGGTGGCCTACCGGGTGCCCAGGGAACTTCTCCTTGAGGCCCGTGTGGTAGGGTGA
- a CDS encoding type II toxin-antitoxin system prevent-host-death family antitoxin, with product MDKTWQLQEAKARFSELVEEALRSGPQVVTRRGKRAVVVLSWEAYARLAGRETRLLEALRPQEPLPNEEVEALFPPEREGIAYRKVEL from the coding sequence GTGGACAAGACCTGGCAGCTGCAAGAGGCCAAGGCCCGCTTCTCCGAGCTGGTGGAGGAGGCCCTGCGCTCCGGCCCCCAGGTGGTGACCCGCCGGGGCAAGCGGGCGGTGGTGGTCCTCTCCTGGGAGGCCTACGCCCGCCTGGCGGGCAGGGAGACCCGCCTCCTGGAGGCCCTTCGCCCCCAAGAACCCCTCCCCAATGAGGAGGTGGAGGCCCTCTTCCCTCCGGAGAGGGAGGGGATCGCCTACCGGAAGGTGGAACTTTGA
- a CDS encoding type II toxin-antitoxin system VapC family toxin, which yields MSYLLDTNVVSEVAKREPHPAVLAWLEAVPLGEAYLSALTLGELVQGVVRAPSERRPRLEAWLDGIRRRFAGRILPLDAEVMEVWGELTGRAMVEGRSLSPLDALLAATALRHGLVLVTRNLRPFEGVPVRVFSPWEAP from the coding sequence TTGAGCTACCTCTTGGACACCAACGTGGTCTCCGAGGTGGCCAAGCGGGAACCCCACCCTGCGGTCTTGGCCTGGCTGGAGGCGGTGCCCCTGGGGGAGGCTTACCTTTCTGCCCTCACCTTGGGGGAGCTGGTGCAAGGGGTGGTGCGGGCTCCCTCGGAGCGGCGTCCCCGGCTGGAGGCCTGGCTGGACGGGATCAGACGCCGCTTCGCGGGGCGGATCCTTCCCCTAGATGCAGAGGTGATGGAGGTCTGGGGAGAGCTCACCGGGCGGGCCATGGTGGAGGGAAGGAGCCTCTCCCCCCTAGATGCCCTGCTGGCGGCCACGGCCCTGCGGCACGGCCTGGTGCTGGTCACCCGCAACCTGAGGCCTTTTGAGGGCGTGCCCGTGCGGGTGTTCAGCCCGTGGGAGGCTCCTTGA
- a CDS encoding ParA family protein yields the protein MARVKLKPLALWARERGLPYSTAHKMLREGKIQAERVGEWWMVREEVPEEGPAQGRVLTLFTHAGGAGKTSLTRDLGYEMASRGKRVLLVDMDPQANLSAWLGHEEVPEEETALAVFEGRATPQPKEVLPNLHLLPAQVELARAEVLLSREPHNAFALRGALNELREVYDLILVDSLPSLGSLAVAAALAGDGLVVPVELSRKGAQALRTVVQVARGYGISLQRMRLWAGRSFVRLVVPTHAEGTARDREALQALEEALSGAVPVAPPLTRRPAVYREAQAKGVPVQLVGGDEVIREFKALGDLVEETLLREEVAA from the coding sequence ATGGCACGGGTAAAGCTAAAGCCGCTGGCCTTGTGGGCCCGGGAGCGGGGTCTCCCCTACAGCACCGCCCACAAGATGCTCCGCGAGGGGAAGATCCAGGCGGAACGGGTGGGGGAGTGGTGGATGGTCCGGGAGGAGGTGCCGGAGGAAGGCCCGGCCCAGGGCAGGGTCCTCACCCTCTTCACCCACGCCGGGGGGGCGGGGAAGACCTCCCTCACCCGGGACCTCGGCTATGAGATGGCCTCGAGGGGGAAGCGGGTGCTCCTGGTGGACATGGACCCCCAGGCTAACCTCTCCGCCTGGTTGGGACATGAGGAGGTTCCAGAAGAGGAAACCGCCCTCGCCGTGTTCGAAGGTCGAGCCACCCCTCAGCCCAAGGAAGTTCTGCCCAACCTCCACCTTCTCCCCGCCCAGGTGGAGTTGGCCCGGGCCGAGGTTCTCCTCTCCCGCGAGCCCCACAACGCCTTTGCCCTCCGGGGAGCGCTAAACGAGCTTCGGGAGGTCTACGACCTCATCCTCGTGGACTCGCTTCCCTCCCTGGGCTCTCTGGCGGTGGCCGCTGCCTTGGCTGGGGACGGGCTTGTCGTTCCCGTGGAGCTTTCCCGGAAGGGGGCCCAGGCCTTGCGCACCGTGGTCCAGGTGGCCCGCGGCTATGGGATTTCCCTTCAGCGGATGCGCCTTTGGGCGGGTCGGAGCTTCGTGCGCCTGGTGGTTCCCACCCATGCGGAGGGCACCGCCCGGGACCGGGAGGCCCTGCAGGCCCTCGAGGAGGCCCTGAGCGGAGCTGTGCCCGTGGCCCCACCCCTGACCAGGAGGCCCGCCGTGTACCGGGAGGCTCAGGCTAAGGGCGTACCCGTTCAGCTGGTAGGGGGAGATGAGGTGATCCGAGAGTTCAAGGCCCTTGGCGACCTCGTGGAGGAGACGCTTCTGCGGGAGGAGGTGGCGGCGTGA
- a CDS encoding ParB/RepB/Spo0J family partition protein, producing MARALDLSEVGGGRLLPLEALSPRPQPRRRFEEASLKALAESVRAHGVLEPLLVRPLGDGKYAIVAGERRYRAARMAGLSEVPVRVVELSEKEAKLFALVENLQREDLNPYEETLGVLDLLSEDLGRPVEEVVALLHRMRDEARRKVPQNVLGSLEARRVEEVFRALGRMGWESFVQARLPLLNLPENLKAALEEGSIPYTAALELKKVKDESSRKALLEEARAGLSLRDLKARVRELLQKEKAPKPWHREVGERLLRLDLEALLPEKRARVEALLAELKELLG from the coding sequence CTGGCCCGGGCCCTGGACCTCTCCGAGGTAGGGGGCGGGCGCCTCCTCCCCCTCGAGGCCCTCTCCCCCCGTCCCCAGCCCCGGCGCCGCTTCGAGGAAGCCTCCCTGAAGGCCCTGGCGGAGTCCGTCCGGGCGCACGGGGTTCTGGAGCCCCTCCTGGTGCGGCCCTTGGGGGACGGGAAGTACGCCATCGTGGCCGGGGAGAGGCGGTACCGGGCCGCGAGGATGGCGGGGCTTTCCGAGGTCCCGGTGCGGGTGGTGGAGCTCTCCGAAAAGGAGGCGAAGCTTTTCGCCCTGGTGGAGAACCTTCAGCGGGAGGACCTGAACCCCTACGAGGAGACCCTGGGGGTCCTGGACCTCCTGTCGGAAGACTTGGGGAGGCCCGTGGAGGAGGTGGTGGCCCTGCTCCACCGGATGCGGGACGAGGCGAGGAGGAAAGTTCCCCAAAACGTTTTGGGGAGCCTCGAGGCCCGGAGGGTGGAGGAGGTCTTCCGGGCCCTGGGCCGCATGGGTTGGGAGTCCTTCGTCCAGGCCCGCCTCCCCCTCCTCAACCTCCCCGAGAACCTCAAGGCGGCCCTGGAGGAGGGGTCCATCCCCTACACCGCCGCCCTGGAGCTCAAGAAGGTGAAGGACGAGTCCTCGCGGAAGGCCCTCCTGGAGGAGGCGAGGGCGGGCCTCTCCCTGCGGGACCTGAAGGCCCGGGTGCGGGAGCTTTTGCAGAAGGAGAAGGCCCCCAAGCCCTGGCACCGGGAGGTGGGGGAGAGGCTCTTGCGGCTGGACCTCGAGGCCCTGCTCCCTGAAAAGCGGGCCAGGGTAGAAGCGCTCTTAGCGGAGCTCAAGGAACTGCTTGGTTAG